In SAR324 cluster bacterium, one DNA window encodes the following:
- a CDS encoding uracil-DNA glycosylase: MTDEFLNLLKESPKGEVFNPWWEVDFEHDKHNDSHKVRQQNLRAYFSERLGQVQYIMLAEALGYQGGHFTGIPMTSERLLLGELSDKQLFANHVFTGKHQRTSKESLNQKGFNEPTATIVWSELVRFNLTHKTILWNSFSWHPYKKQSGFLSNRTPNPSERRIGREVLQYLIAQFPNARLLAIGKQAQQQLAEIKISCSGLRHPAHGGARLFRNQLQDLMAGQS, translated from the coding sequence ATGACCGATGAATTCCTGAATCTCCTGAAAGAATCTCCAAAAGGTGAAGTTTTTAATCCTTGGTGGGAAGTAGATTTTGAGCATGATAAGCACAATGATTCTCATAAAGTTAGACAGCAGAATCTTCGTGCTTATTTTTCGGAGAGATTAGGTCAAGTTCAATATATTATGCTAGCTGAAGCACTAGGTTATCAGGGTGGCCACTTCACGGGTATTCCGATGACATCTGAACGATTACTTCTTGGAGAGCTATCAGATAAGCAATTATTCGCAAACCATGTATTTACTGGGAAACATCAGCGAACAAGCAAAGAGAGTTTGAATCAAAAAGGATTCAATGAACCAACTGCTACAATTGTTTGGAGTGAGCTTGTTCGTTTTAATTTGACTCACAAAACTATTCTTTGGAATTCGTTTTCATGGCATCCTTACAAGAAACAGAGTGGGTTTCTTTCTAACCGCACACCTAATCCATCGGAGCGAAGGATCGGGAGAGAAGTCCTCCAGTATCTGATAGCTCAATTTCCGAATGCAAGGCTCTTGGCGATTGGCAAACAGGCTCAACAGCAGCTTGCAGAGATTAAGATTTCCTGTAGTGGACTTCGTCATCCAGCTCATGGAGGTGCACGTCTTTTTCGCAATCAACTGCAGGATTTAATGGCGGGTCAGTCGTAG
- a CDS encoding hybrid sensor histidine kinase/response regulator — translation MDKILIVDDQENNRLVIEDILRKQPSSIRSVCSGKEALETVKEWVPDVMLIDHMMPELSGIETTRLLKEQPRFAHLPILIVTAKNDRQTLREAFDAGAVDYILKPVEKTTLLARINSAIRTKKAFDQVQKLSQNLLQQKQELQDFTHMVSHDLKSPVVGAASLFNLFLHRLQEDYPEIRNDPGMHELLDRIPGSFTKMLTFIDTLLNYAMAGKIIGDMQTVSLGKILQTVIEQFEQEQQQGIVKFRLPSKWPKVQCDVLKMSQVWQNLISNSIKYRGKLDQVEIKIGTRVSGNWCECWIEDNGNGIPRLGGEKIFKPFIRLDDSKQGSGIGLATVARILEAHNGIIRLDPRYQNGARFYMRWPHHSITK, via the coding sequence CTGATCGTTGATGATCAGGAAAATAATCGGTTGGTCATTGAAGATATTCTGCGAAAGCAGCCTTCGAGTATTCGAAGTGTATGTAGCGGCAAAGAAGCCCTTGAAACTGTGAAAGAGTGGGTGCCTGATGTGATGCTTATTGATCACATGATGCCAGAATTGAGTGGAATAGAAACAACACGACTGTTGAAAGAGCAACCTCGCTTTGCTCATTTACCAATCTTAATTGTTACTGCAAAGAATGATCGGCAAACCCTAAGAGAAGCTTTTGATGCAGGGGCTGTTGACTATATTTTAAAGCCGGTAGAGAAAACCACACTTCTTGCCAGAATCAACTCGGCTATTCGAACAAAAAAGGCTTTTGATCAAGTTCAAAAACTTTCACAGAACTTACTACAACAAAAACAGGAATTGCAGGATTTCACTCATATGGTGAGTCACGATCTAAAATCTCCTGTTGTTGGGGCAGCCAGTCTTTTCAATCTTTTTTTGCATCGGTTACAGGAAGATTATCCAGAAATAAGAAATGATCCCGGTATGCATGAATTGTTAGACAGAATTCCAGGCTCATTCACAAAGATGCTTACCTTTATTGATACTTTATTGAATTATGCAATGGCTGGAAAAATAATTGGGGACATGCAAACTGTTTCTTTGGGAAAAATCCTACAAACTGTAATTGAACAGTTTGAACAAGAACAACAACAGGGAATCGTTAAATTCAGACTTCCTTCCAAATGGCCCAAGGTACAATGCGATGTTCTAAAGATGAGTCAAGTTTGGCAAAATCTAATCAGCAACTCAATCAAATATAGAGGGAAACTCGATCAAGTTGAGATTAAAATTGGAACGAGAGTTTCTGGGAACTGGTGCGAGTGCTGGATTGAAGACAATGGCAATGGAATTCCAAGATTAGGTGGTGAAAAAATTTTCAAACCTTTTATAAGATTGGATGATTCTAAGCAGGGAAGTGGAATTGGATTGGCGACTGTAGCGAGGATTCTTGAAGCCCACAATGGCATCATTCGCTTAGATCCAAGATATCAAAATGGGGCACGTTTCTACATGCGTTGGCCCCATCATTCAATTACCAAATAA